One window of Penaeus chinensis breed Huanghai No. 1 chromosome 1, ASM1920278v2, whole genome shotgun sequence genomic DNA carries:
- the LOC125025789 gene encoding integrin alpha-5-like → MASAPDLEKPSLPFPVRKKTPRELTVILPVLVFMLATLGLTSAFNLDTNLARVLTGPNRTHFGYSVALWADARNKYRLVVGAPKGKNSTDANGTIPLGNVHLCDPFAADCPAYLRLPKLSSEDASEPAISEGGLRAQGIGFGEAVFATDSASSKLAVCAPRYPRKATSYTALQPRGACFVLQDDSGAFVKVLPYSEECYYHQVCFKNTNVYTGYALHGFSVTMSEDQRNIYMGGPYAFYAQGQIARGKTGDGLVNTFNKKTYGVASLDYTLEGWAIAIGQFDGRQYSVAASTPAWSNSRGMVWFYNNRLSSRSLVSVFGEKNGDSFGYSLAAGDVDGDGATDLVVGAPLAQAPNQMLDHGRVYVHYAPTNKVSKRPRLVLVGKEAWGRFGHAVSCPGDLNQDGYDDVAIGAPFSDEGGVVYIYNGGANGLRAEYSQKIAASQFLAGLRSFGFSIDGGIDVDSNGHPDLIIGSPESDAAVFIRTAPVVNLVGSIEVEPRVIAMGNKSCSVGGQDVACFNITVNMQHRTKNVSRSLPMVFSIDLDSKYRRFAFVEGDAYRLIVQHDVRSVTDNMLSLSKVAYVKEGRPRLDVPLLVSANVSLAPVSEPPHIPPGRSQVPIVLDLLRPPVFEARARLECEDITTCYSKPDLILEPRPKELLIQEGNMEIEVMLQVLQATAYSVTLEATYPSVLTFSHVSGTRFLPKCRESLYVSERTQAKQICTYNELGKNLRVSMFFHFEYNPLTLLVYEERRLNVSFVAASEIPDRNEEDNSVTLSVPVVSRVDLYTEGVSAPDNVEARINETLSLREIVNVSKAAINRTQIGPETTHRFTVTNRGPSPLLAAKIEIRVPLEASNGWPLLYLVESPVMSPSLTCSSVPLNPKKFNLTSDRGRNNDASLAQGQSSLATPIPTKAAPTDTETPPTPTETPPPPTSQGRSKREVGNPADGDEGGDEDDDPEGTTPPLSPPTSLPDEDEGARTPASGDQNQQAKASV, encoded by the exons ATGGCGTCCGCACCGGATCTCGAAAAACCGAGTCTTCCCTTCCCCGTTCGAAAGAAAACGCCGAGGGAATTGACTGTGATTCTGCCTGTGCTTGTATTTATGCTGGCGACGCTGGGACTGACCAGTGCCTTCAACCTGGATACCAATCTGGCCCGAGTGCTAACCGGACCGAACAGGACTCACTTCGGGTACTCGGTGGCTCTGTGGGCGGATGCCAGGAACAAGTACAG gCTGGTCGTGGGGGCGCCCAAAGGAAAGAACTCCACTGATGCAAATGGTACAATACCTCTCGGAAACGTACACCTGTGTGACCCCTTCGCTGCAGACTGCCCCGCTTACCTGCGACTGCCGAAGCTCTCTAGCGAAG ACGCGAGCGAGCCGGCGATTTCGGAAGGCGGTTTGCGCGCGCAAGGCATCGGATTCGGGGAGGCCGTTTTCGCCACGGATTCTGCGAGCTCCAAGCTGGCG GTCTGCGCCCCCAGATACCCGAGGAAAGCCACCTCCTACACAGCGCTTCAGCCTCGAGGAGCCTGTTTCGTGCTGCAAGATGACAGCGGGGCGTTTGTCAAAGTCCTTCCTTATTCTG AGGAATGTTACTACCATCAGGTTTGCTTCAAGAACACAAATGTCTACACGGGATACGCGCTACACGGCTTCAGCGTAACCATGAGCGag GATCAGAGGAATATCTATATGGGAGGACCCTACGCCTTCTATGCACAAG GTCAGATCGCCCGCGGGAAAACGGGTGACGGGCTCGTCAACACCTTCAACAAGAAAACCTACGGCGTCGCGTCGCTGGACTACACCCTGGAGGGCTGGGCGATCGCGATCGGGCAGTTCGATGGCCGCCAGTACTCCGTGGCCGCGTCGACTCCCGCCTGGAGTAACTCTAGGGGGATG GTATGGTTCTACAACAACCGTCTGTCTTCACGTTCCTTAGTCAGCGTGTTCGGCGAGAAAAACGGCGACAGCTTCGGCTACAGTCTGGCTGCGGGAGACGTGGATGGCGACGGCGCGACAGATCTCGTGGTCGGGGCGCCACTCGCTCAGGCACCCAACCAGATGCTCGACCACGGCAGGGTGTACGTGCACTATGCGCCGACGAACAAG GTGTCCAAGAGACCGAGATTGGTGCTCGTCGGGAAAGAAGCCTGGGGTCGATTTGGTCACGCGGTCAGCTGTCCCGGAGACCTTAACCAGGATGGCTACGATG ATGTGGCAATCGGGGCTCCCTTTAGCGACGAGGGCGGAGTCGTGTACATCTACAACGGCGGAGCGAACGGCTTGCGGGCTGAGTACTCGCAG AAAATCGCCGCATCTCAATTCTTGGCCGGACTTCGCAGCTTCGGCTTCAGCATCGACGGTGGCATAGACGTCGACAGCAATGGCCATCCTGACTTGATCATCGGCTCACCGGAATCGGACGCCGCTGTCTTCATCCG aacTGCCCCTGTGGTGAACCTGGTGGGCAGCATCGAGGTGGAGCCGAGAGTCATCGCAATGGGCAACAAGTCATGCAGCGTTGGGGGCCAAGATGTTGCATGCTTCAACATCACCGTCAACATGCAACACAGGACCAAAAACGTGTCGCGGAGTTTAC CGATGGTGTTTTCGATCGACTTGGATTCTAAGTACAGGAGATTCGCCTTTGTGGAGGGTGATGCTTATCG GTTGATCGTCCAGCATGACGTAAGGAGTGTTACCGACAACATGCTTTCGTTGTCCAAGGTGGCTTATGTGAAG gAAGGTCGGCCTCGCCTGGACGTCCCGCTCCTGGTCAGCGCCAACGTCAGCCTCGCCCCCGTCAGCGAGCCTCCGCACATCCCACCGGGTCGCAGTCAGGTCCCCATCGTCCTCGACCTCCTGCGTCCCCCGGTGTTCGAGGCCCGAGCGAGGCTGGAGTGCGAGGATATCACCACCTGTTACTCGAAGCCCGACCTCATCCTTGAGCCTAG GCCCAAGGAGCTGTTGATTCAGGAGGGTAACATGGAGATCGAGGTCATGCTTCAGGTACTCCAAGCCACAGCCTACTCGGTCACCCTCGAAGCCACGTATCCATCCGTTCTCACGTTCTCGCATGTATCCGGCACTCGCTTTCTGCCCAAGTGTCGCGAATCTCTCTACGTATCAGAGCGGACTCAAGCCAAGCAGATCTGCACTTACAATGAACTCGGAAAGAATCTTAGG GTGAGCATGTTCTTCCACTTCGAGTACAATCCTCTGACCTTACTCGTCTACGAAGAGCGGCGCCTCAACGTGAGTTTTGTGGCTGCCAGTGAAATCCCCGACAGGAATGAAGAGGATAATTCCGTCACTCTCTCCGTGCCTGTTGTGTCTCGGGTCGACTTGTACACTGAGGG AGTCTCAGCCCCGGATAATGTGGAAGCCCGGATTAACGAGACCCTCAGCCTCCGGGAGATAGTGAACGTGTCTAAGGCAGCCATCAACCGGACGCAGATCGGGCCGGAGACCACGCACCGCTTCACCGTCACCAACAGGGGTCCGTCGCCGCTCTTGGCCGCTAAG ATAGAGATCCGCGTGCCCCTCGAAGCGTCCAACGGCTGGCCTCTCCTGTACCTGGTGGAGAGCCCCGTCATGTCCCCTTCGCTCACGTGCTCCTCCGTCCCGCTGAATCCCAAGAAGTTTAAT CTCACTTCAGACAGAGGCAGGAACAACGACGCATCCTTAGCACAGGGACAAAGTAGTCTCGCCACGCCCATACCTACCAAGGCCGCGCCCACAGACACCGAGACCCCGCCCACACCTACAGAGACCCCGCCTCCGCCTACGAGCCAAGGGAGGTCGAAGCGCGAGGTGGGGAACCCGGCGGACGGCGACGAAGGCGGTGACGAGGACGACGACCCTGAAGGGACGACGCCGCCGCTCTCGCCTCCGACGTCGCTGCCAGACGAAGATGAGGGCGCGAGGACCCCCGCTTCAGGAGACCAGAATCAGCAGGCAAAGGCGTcagtatga